The nucleotide window GCGGACATCGTCTATTTCCCGATCCGCACCGCGCTGTTGCAGGCGGCTGAAGCCATCGGCTGCCGCACGCTGAGCGGCGGCGGCATGGCGGTGTATCAGGCGGTCGACGCCATGCGCATTTTCACCGGTCTCGAACCGGACGCTGAACGGGTGTACACCCATTTTCAGTCGTTGTTGCAACGCTAACCGGCAGCGTGCCGACCGGTAACAGCCAGATCGAGGAGACGAACACTTCATGCAGCAACCGATTCAATCCAGTCCCGCCGACGCCGCCACGCCGCAAGGCGCCGCGGTAAGCACCACGCGCCGCTCGAAAGCCCGCTTTCAGATTCTGGCGCTGCTCGCGGTCGGGACGATGATCAATTATCTCGACCGCACGGTGCTCGGCATCGCGGCACCGCAGTTGACCAAGGAACTCGGTATCAATGCCGCGCTGATGGGGCTGCTGTTCTCCGTGTTTTCGTGGAGCTATGTGGCCGCGCAGATTCCGGGCGGCCTGTTTCTCGACCGCTTCGGCAGCAAGGTGACGTATTTCCTGTCGATGACCTTCTGGTCGCTGTGCACGCTCGCGCAAGGGCTGGTGCACGGCATCGGCGCGCTGTTCGCGTTCCGCCTCGGCCTCGGTGTCTCGGAAGCGCCGTGCTTTCCGACCAATAGCCGCGTGGTCGCCACGTGGTTCCCGCAGAGCGAACGCGCCATGGCGACCGGCACCTACACGGTCGGCGAATACATCGGCCTCGCTTTTTTCAGCCCGTTCCTGTTCATGCTGATGGGCGCGTTCGGCTGGCGTTCGCTGTTCTACGTGGTGGGCGGCGTGGGCCTCGTGTTCGGCGTGATCTGGTGGATGTTCTATCGTGAGCCGCGCGACCATCCGTCGGCGAATCAGGCGGAGCTCGACTATATCGAAGCCGGCGGCGGTCTCACGCATCGCAAGAAGGACACCGATGCGGCGGCCAACACGGGCGCGGCGGCATCGGCGAAAAGCGGCGGCTTCGAATGGCGCACCATCGGACGCCTGCTCAAGCATCGTCAACTGACGGGCATTTGCCTCGGCCAGTTCGCCGGCAACTCGACGCTGGTGTTCTTCCTCACTTGGTTCCCGACGTATCTCGCCACCGAGCGCCATATGGCGTGGCTGAAGATCGGCTTCTTCGCGATCATGCCGTTCATTGCTGCGTCGATCGGCGTGATGTTCGGCGGTATCTTCTCCGACTGGCTGCTGCGCCGCGGCAAGTCGCCGAACGTGGCGCGCAAGCTGCCGATCATCGCCGGCCTGCTGCTCGCGTCGACCATCATTCTCGCCAACTATGTGGACAGCAACGTGGCGGTGATCGCGATCCTGTCGGTGGCGTTTTTCGCGCAAGGCATGGCCGCGCTGGGCTGGACGCTGGTGTCCGACATCGCGCCGGATGGCCTGCTCGGCGTGACCGGCGGCATCTTCAACTTCGCGGCGAACCTGGCCGGCATCGTGACGCCGCTGGTGGTGGGTTTCATCGTCGCGGCAACCGGCTCGTTTGTCGGCGCGCTGGTGTTCATCGGCGCGATCGCGCTGGTCGGGGCGCTGTCGTACATCTTTATCGTCGGCGATATCAAGCGGATCGTGCTGGTGGATTGAGCGGCCTCGCGCCAGGCAAAAAAAACGGGACGTGGCGAAAGCCGCGTCCCGTTTTTTAGTTGAAGCCTGATTGCGTCAATCGTCCTTGCGCACGAACCGCAGCACGGCATCGACGATCATGGCGCGATGCCGCGCGCGCAAACGCGGATGCGACGGATCGCGGCCGAACGCCGTGCCGAACGTATGGCGATTGCCGACGCGGTGAAAGCACAGCGAACTGATCAATAAGTGCAGGTCGATCGGATCGATGTCGCTGCGGAACTGCCCAGCCGCAATGCCGCGCGCCAGCAGATCCTCGATCGTATGAATCACGGTGACGTTGCGGCCTTTGAACGTCTTGACCTGCTCGACGTACTTGGCGCCGTGAATATTTTCGATTGTCACGAGCCTCACGAAATCGCGCTGACGGTCGTGATAGTCAAACGTAAACTCGACGAGCGCGCGCATGCCCTCGACCGGATCGAGTTCGCTGACGTGCAGATCCTGCTCGAGCGCGCGAATGTCTCCATACACCTTTTCCAGCACCGCCTGGTACAACCCTTCCTTGCTGCCGAAGTAGTAGTACAGCATGCGCTTGGTGGTGTTCGTGCGCTCCGCGATCGCGTCGACGCGTGCGCCCGTCAGTCCCATCGCGGAGAACTCCTGGGTCGCGACCTCGAGGATGTTGCGCTTCGTCTGTTCGGGATCGTACTTGCGCCGGGCGTCGGTACGCGGACTGTCGGACGGGATGCCGTTGGTATCAGGCTCGGCGGCCTTGCTTCCCTTTTTCATTGTGTATTCGAGCGGCAGTGACGGCGCATTCTAGCATGGTGAAATTGGCCTCTAAAGCTGGTCTCGGGCGTGAGCGGCCATGTATTGGTCGACGTCAAACAG belongs to Paraburkholderia aromaticivorans and includes:
- a CDS encoding TetR family transcriptional regulator, giving the protein MKKGSKAAEPDTNGIPSDSPRTDARRKYDPEQTKRNILEVATQEFSAMGLTGARVDAIAERTNTTKRMLYYYFGSKEGLYQAVLEKVYGDIRALEQDLHVSELDPVEGMRALVEFTFDYHDRQRDFVRLVTIENIHGAKYVEQVKTFKGRNVTVIHTIEDLLARGIAAGQFRSDIDPIDLHLLISSLCFHRVGNRHTFGTAFGRDPSHPRLRARHRAMIVDAVLRFVRKDD
- a CDS encoding MFS transporter yields the protein MQQPIQSSPADAATPQGAAVSTTRRSKARFQILALLAVGTMINYLDRTVLGIAAPQLTKELGINAALMGLLFSVFSWSYVAAQIPGGLFLDRFGSKVTYFLSMTFWSLCTLAQGLVHGIGALFAFRLGLGVSEAPCFPTNSRVVATWFPQSERAMATGTYTVGEYIGLAFFSPFLFMLMGAFGWRSLFYVVGGVGLVFGVIWWMFYREPRDHPSANQAELDYIEAGGGLTHRKKDTDAAANTGAAASAKSGGFEWRTIGRLLKHRQLTGICLGQFAGNSTLVFFLTWFPTYLATERHMAWLKIGFFAIMPFIAASIGVMFGGIFSDWLLRRGKSPNVARKLPIIAGLLLASTIILANYVDSNVAVIAILSVAFFAQGMAALGWTLVSDIAPDGLLGVTGGIFNFAANLAGIVTPLVVGFIVAATGSFVGALVFIGAIALVGALSYIFIVGDIKRIVLVD